A region from the Inhella inkyongensis genome encodes:
- the nuoH gene encoding NADH-quinone oxidoreductase subunit NuoH, producing MIEQLFQLGATHLGAFWPVVWSLLKIVAVVAPLMLFVAYLTLWERKGIALSQLRPGPNRVGPYGLLTPIADAVKLIFKEIILPRAANRGLFFLGPIMTIMPALAAWAVVPFGPEAAVANVNAGLLFLMAIMSMEVYGVIIAGWSSNSKYAFLGAMRASAQMVSYEIAMGFALVVVLMVSGSLNMTEIVMGQAKGQFADMGINFLSWNWLPLLPIFVVYFISGLAETNRHPFDVVEGESEIVAGHMIEYSGMSFAMFFLAEYANMILVSVLAVTMFLGGWAAPVSWSLFGLQTPEFIQSTMALWNWFWLFAKTFVVVTLFLWVRASFPRYRYDQIMRLGWKIFIPVTLIWLVVVGLWIQSPFNIWK from the coding sequence ATGATCGAGCAACTCTTTCAACTCGGCGCCACCCATCTGGGCGCCTTCTGGCCGGTGGTCTGGTCGCTGCTGAAGATCGTGGCCGTCGTCGCGCCGCTGATGCTGTTCGTGGCCTATCTGACGCTGTGGGAGCGCAAGGGCATTGCCCTGTCGCAGCTGCGCCCTGGCCCCAACCGAGTGGGCCCTTATGGCCTGCTCACCCCCATCGCCGATGCCGTCAAGCTGATCTTCAAGGAGATCATCCTGCCGCGCGCGGCCAACCGCGGGCTGTTCTTCCTGGGCCCCATCATGACCATCATGCCGGCCCTGGCGGCCTGGGCGGTGGTTCCGTTTGGCCCTGAGGCGGCGGTGGCCAACGTCAACGCCGGCCTGCTGTTCCTGATGGCCATCATGTCGATGGAGGTCTACGGTGTGATCATCGCCGGCTGGTCCTCGAACTCGAAGTACGCCTTCCTGGGCGCCATGCGCGCTTCCGCGCAAATGGTGAGCTACGAGATCGCCATGGGCTTCGCGCTGGTGGTGGTGCTGATGGTGTCGGGCAGCCTGAACATGACCGAGATCGTCATGGGTCAGGCCAAGGGCCAGTTTGCCGACATGGGGATCAACTTCCTGAGCTGGAACTGGTTGCCCCTGCTGCCGATCTTTGTCGTCTATTTCATCTCGGGTCTGGCTGAAACCAACCGCCACCCCTTTGACGTGGTGGAAGGCGAATCGGAGATCGTGGCCGGTCACATGATCGAGTACTCGGGCATGAGCTTTGCCATGTTCTTCCTGGCCGAGTACGCCAACATGATCCTGGTCTCGGTGCTGGCTGTCACCATGTTCCTGGGCGGCTGGGCTGCGCCGGTGAGCTGGAGCCTCTTCGGCCTGCAGACGCCCGAATTCATCCAGAGCACCATGGCGCTGTGGAACTGGTTCTGGCTGTTTGCCAAGACCTTCGTCGTCGTCACCCTGTTCCTGTGGGTGCGGGCTTCCTTCCCGCGCTACCGCTACGACCAGATCATGCGTCTGGGCTGGAAGATCTTCATCCCCGTCACCCTGATTTGGCTGGTGGTGGTGGGCCTGTGGATCCAGTCGCCCTTCAATATTTGGAAATGA
- a CDS encoding NADH-quinone oxidoreductase subunit J: MNTTSVLFYLFSFVLLAASFRVITAKSTVHAALFLVLAFFNASCIWMLLKAEFLAITLVLVYVGAVMVLFLFVVMMLDIHSDKAREGFWKHLPLAALVGVVVALEMAAVLMGGFQLSQPAELSAEAVKLGNSKMLGIAIYRDYLYPLQIAAVLLLVAIIAAIALTLRQRKDSRSQDPSQQVRANPKERMRIVKMAPVLPAAKAEQDQQGAA; this comes from the coding sequence ATGAACACGACCTCCGTACTGTTCTATCTGTTTTCCTTCGTGCTGCTGGCCGCGAGCTTTCGCGTCATCACCGCGAAGTCCACGGTCCATGCCGCGCTGTTCCTGGTGCTGGCTTTCTTCAACGCGTCCTGCATCTGGATGCTGCTGAAGGCCGAGTTCCTTGCCATCACCCTGGTGCTGGTCTATGTGGGCGCGGTGATGGTGCTCTTCCTCTTCGTCGTGATGATGCTGGATATCCACAGCGACAAGGCGCGTGAGGGCTTCTGGAAGCATCTGCCGCTGGCGGCCCTGGTCGGCGTGGTGGTGGCCCTGGAGATGGCCGCGGTCCTGATGGGCGGCTTCCAACTCAGCCAACCGGCCGAACTGAGCGCCGAAGCGGTCAAGCTGGGTAACAGCAAGATGCTGGGCATCGCGATCTACCGCGACTACCTCTATCCGCTGCAGATTGCCGCCGTGCTGCTGCTGGTGGCCATCATTGCCGCGATTGCCCTGACGCTGCGCCAGCGCAAGGACTCGCGTTCGCAGGATCCGTCCCAGCAGGTGCGTGCCAATCCGAAGGAGCGCATGCGCATCGTCAAGATGGCACCGGTGCTGCCGGCGGCGAAAGCCGAACAAGACCAACAAGGAGCCGCGTGA
- the nuoI gene encoding NADH-quinone oxidoreductase subunit NuoI has protein sequence MRALIDFFKSFMLLELFKGMALTGRHFLAPNITIQFPEEKTPLSPRFRGLHALRRYESGEERCIACKLCEAVCPAMAITIESDVRADGSRRTTRYDIDLTKCIFCGFCEESCPVDSIVETPIFEYHGEKRGDLYFTKEMLLAVGDRYEPLIAKTKEADAKYR, from the coding sequence GTGCGAGCACTCATCGATTTTTTCAAGAGCTTCATGCTCCTCGAGCTGTTCAAGGGCATGGCCCTGACCGGACGGCATTTCCTGGCGCCCAACATCACCATCCAGTTCCCGGAAGAGAAGACGCCGCTGTCACCGCGCTTTCGGGGCCTGCATGCGCTGCGCCGTTATGAAAGCGGCGAAGAGCGTTGCATCGCCTGCAAGCTGTGCGAAGCCGTGTGCCCGGCGATGGCCATCACCATCGAGTCGGATGTGCGTGCCGATGGTTCGCGCCGCACCACGCGCTACGACATCGACCTGACCAAGTGCATCTTCTGCGGCTTCTGCGAGGAAAGCTGCCCGGTGGACTCCATCGTCGAGACGCCGATCTTCGAATACCACGGTGAGAAGCGCGGTGATCTGTACTTCACCAAGGAAATGCTGCTGGCCGTGGGCGACCGCTACGAGCCCCTGATTGCCAAGACCAAGGAGGCCGACGCCAAGTACCGCTGA
- the nuoL gene encoding NADH-quinone oxidoreductase subunit L codes for MNAPMLNPNLLLWVPLAPLVGCILAGLFGKVIGRRGAHMVTILGVAIAAVISALTLKEVLAGARFSGTIYEWMVVGGLKMEIGFLVDGLTAMMMVVVTSVSLMVHIYTIGYMHEDPGYQRFFSYISLFTFSMLMLVMSNNLLQLFFGWEAVGLVSYLLIGFWYTKPTAIFANMKAFLVNRVGDFGFILGIGLLVAYAGSLNYAEIFAKKDELAAIAFPMPLWGEGWQLITVACICLFIGAMGKSAQFPLHVWLPDSMEGPTPISALIHAATMVTAGIFMVARMSPLFELSDTALNVVLVVGSITALFMGFLGIIQNDIKRVVAYSTLSQLGYMTVALGVSAYSVAVFHLMTHAFFKALLFLAAGSVIIGMHHDQDIRNMGGLKKYMPITWITSLLGSLALIGTPFLSGFYSKDSIIEAVHGSTLPGAGFATFAVTLGVFVTAFYSFRMYFLVFHGKERFGQAHHGHDDHGHDDHHHGLAPGEKPHETPWVVWLPLVLLAIPSVFVGYFTIAPMVHGSFFADAITVNREAHGAMNVLASHFHGAMAMGLHAFSTLPFWLAVGGVALAYWFYILQPSIPAACARVFRPLITVMENKYYMDWFNEQVLARGARGLGVGLWKGGDAGLIDGLLVNGSAKLVGLLSKVMRVAQSGHLTAYAFAMILGVLGLMSWKLWPTIAPQLQAVMSKLMGQ; via the coding sequence ATGAACGCCCCGATGTTGAATCCCAATCTGCTGCTCTGGGTGCCCTTGGCGCCCCTGGTGGGCTGCATCCTGGCCGGTCTGTTCGGCAAGGTCATCGGCCGCCGTGGCGCCCACATGGTCACCATCCTGGGTGTGGCCATTGCGGCGGTCATCTCGGCCCTGACGCTCAAGGAAGTGCTGGCTGGCGCACGCTTCAGCGGCACCATCTATGAATGGATGGTCGTCGGCGGTCTGAAGATGGAGATCGGCTTCCTGGTCGATGGTCTGACCGCCATGATGATGGTGGTGGTGACCTCGGTGTCGCTGATGGTGCACATCTACACCATCGGCTACATGCACGAGGACCCGGGCTACCAGCGCTTCTTCAGCTACATCTCGCTCTTCACCTTCAGCATGCTGATGCTGGTGATGAGCAACAACCTGCTGCAGCTCTTCTTCGGCTGGGAGGCCGTGGGCCTGGTGTCCTACCTGTTGATCGGCTTCTGGTACACCAAGCCGACGGCGATCTTTGCCAACATGAAGGCCTTCCTGGTGAACCGGGTGGGTGACTTCGGCTTCATCCTCGGCATTGGACTGCTGGTCGCCTACGCGGGCTCGCTGAACTACGCCGAGATCTTCGCGAAGAAGGATGAGTTGGCCGCGATTGCCTTCCCCATGCCGTTGTGGGGCGAGGGCTGGCAGCTGATCACCGTGGCCTGCATCTGCCTGTTCATCGGTGCGATGGGCAAGTCGGCACAGTTCCCGCTGCATGTCTGGCTGCCCGATTCCATGGAAGGCCCGACCCCAATCTCGGCCCTGATCCACGCCGCCACGATGGTGACGGCCGGCATCTTCATGGTGGCACGCATGTCGCCGCTGTTTGAGTTGTCCGACACCGCGCTCAATGTGGTGCTGGTGGTGGGCTCGATCACGGCGCTCTTCATGGGCTTCCTGGGCATCATCCAGAACGACATCAAGCGCGTGGTGGCTTACTCCACCTTGTCGCAGCTGGGTTATATGACCGTGGCCCTGGGTGTGTCGGCCTACTCGGTGGCCGTCTTCCACCTGATGACCCACGCCTTCTTCAAGGCCCTGCTGTTCCTGGCGGCCGGCTCGGTCATCATCGGCATGCACCACGATCAGGACATCCGCAATATGGGTGGCTTGAAGAAGTACATGCCCATCACCTGGATCACCAGCCTGCTGGGCTCGCTGGCGCTGATTGGCACCCCCTTCCTGTCGGGCTTCTACTCCAAGGACTCGATCATCGAAGCCGTTCATGGCAGCACGCTGCCCGGTGCGGGTTTCGCCACCTTCGCGGTGACCCTGGGTGTGTTCGTCACGGCCTTCTATTCCTTCCGCATGTACTTCCTGGTCTTCCACGGCAAGGAGCGCTTTGGCCAGGCCCACCATGGGCATGACGATCATGGTCATGACGATCACCACCATGGTCTGGCGCCGGGTGAGAAGCCGCATGAGACCCCCTGGGTGGTGTGGTTGCCGCTGGTCTTGTTGGCCATCCCCTCGGTCTTCGTTGGCTACTTCACCATCGCGCCGATGGTGCATGGCAGCTTCTTTGCCGATGCCATCACGGTGAACCGTGAGGCCCATGGCGCGATGAATGTGTTGGCCAGCCACTTCCACGGAGCGATGGCCATGGGCTTGCATGCCTTCAGCACCTTGCCCTTCTGGCTGGCGGTGGGCGGTGTGGCCCTGGCTTATTGGTTCTACATCCTGCAACCCAGCATTCCGGCTGCCTGTGCACGCGTTTTCCGTCCCCTCATCACGGTGATGGAGAACAAGTACTACATGGACTGGTTCAACGAGCAAGTCCTGGCCCGGGGTGCCCGCGGTCTGGGTGTGGGTTTGTGGAAGGGTGGTGACGCTGGTTTGATCGATGGCCTGCTGGTCAATGGCTCGGCCAAGTTGGTGGGCCTGCTGTCCAAGGTCATGCGTGTGGCCCAGAGCGGGCATCTGACCGCCTATGCCTTCGCGATGATCCTGGGCGTGCTGGGCCTGATGAGCTGGAAGCTGTGGCCCACGATTGCGCCGCAGCTGCAGGCGGTCATGTCCAAGTTGATGGGTCAGTGA
- the nuoN gene encoding NADH-quinone oxidoreductase subunit NuoN, whose translation MTSMNWSAMTPELLLLGMALLVAMVDLWVKDADRRPTYWLTQITLLAVAALHLWKYHKGYQVVAMQGLVGTDPLSHLLAGLSALVTAGVLLISRPYAKAREMLQGELFTLSLFMLLGVCIMVSARHFLVIYLGLELMSLSLYALVALRRDHAVSTEAAMKYFVLGALASGFLLYGLSMMYGATGSLSIPQVFAVVSAGGLNQGVLVFGLVFIVAGLAFKLGAAPFHMWVPDVYQGAPTAVTLLIGTAPKLAAFAITVRLLIEGLFALAVDWQQMLLVLSVFSLIVGNVVAIAQTNIKRMLAYSTIAQMGFMLLALASGVVKGDSLPAASAYSSALFYAVTYVMTTLGSFGMVMLLARQGHEAEQLQDFAGLAKRSPWYALVMTLLMLSLAGIPPTVGFYAKLAVLQAMVATQEPLYLQLAVFAVVLSLIGAYYYLRVIKLMWFDEPAERQALQAPWDVRAVLTLNGVLVLGLGILPAGLMNVCKQAIVHSLA comes from the coding sequence ATGACATCTATGAACTGGTCGGCCATGACGCCTGAGCTGCTGCTGCTGGGCATGGCCTTGTTGGTGGCGATGGTGGACCTGTGGGTCAAGGATGCGGATCGCCGCCCCACCTACTGGCTCACCCAGATCACCCTGCTGGCCGTGGCCGCACTGCATCTGTGGAAGTACCACAAGGGCTACCAGGTGGTGGCCATGCAGGGGCTGGTGGGTACGGACCCGCTGAGCCATCTGCTGGCAGGGCTCTCTGCCTTGGTGACGGCGGGCGTGTTGCTGATTTCGCGCCCCTATGCCAAGGCGCGCGAGATGCTGCAGGGCGAGCTGTTCACGCTCAGCCTCTTCATGCTGCTGGGCGTGTGCATCATGGTGTCGGCGCGCCATTTCCTGGTCATCTACCTGGGTCTGGAGCTGATGAGTCTGTCGCTCTACGCCTTGGTGGCGCTGCGACGTGACCACGCCGTCAGCACCGAGGCGGCCATGAAGTACTTCGTGCTGGGCGCGCTGGCTTCGGGCTTCCTGCTCTATGGCCTGTCGATGATGTACGGCGCCACGGGTTCGCTCTCGATCCCGCAGGTGTTTGCGGTGGTGTCGGCCGGCGGCCTGAACCAGGGCGTGCTGGTCTTCGGTCTGGTCTTCATCGTGGCCGGCCTGGCCTTCAAGCTGGGGGCTGCTCCGTTCCATATGTGGGTGCCCGACGTCTACCAGGGCGCGCCCACGGCCGTCACGCTGCTGATCGGTACGGCGCCCAAGCTGGCCGCTTTCGCCATCACCGTTCGCCTGCTGATTGAAGGCCTGTTTGCGCTGGCCGTGGACTGGCAGCAGATGCTGCTGGTGCTGTCGGTGTTCTCGCTGATCGTCGGCAACGTCGTGGCCATCGCGCAGACCAATATCAAGCGCATGCTGGCCTACTCGACCATCGCGCAAATGGGCTTCATGCTGCTGGCTCTGGCCAGTGGTGTGGTCAAGGGCGACAGCCTGCCGGCCGCCAGTGCCTACAGCTCGGCGCTGTTCTATGCCGTCACCTATGTGATGACCACGTTGGGCAGCTTCGGCATGGTGATGCTGCTGGCCCGCCAGGGTCATGAGGCCGAGCAGTTGCAAGACTTCGCCGGCCTGGCCAAGCGCAGCCCCTGGTACGCGCTGGTCATGACCCTGCTGATGCTGTCGCTGGCCGGCATTCCGCCGACGGTGGGCTTCTACGCCAAGTTGGCCGTGCTGCAGGCCATGGTGGCCACGCAAGAGCCGCTCTATCTGCAGTTGGCCGTGTTCGCTGTGGTGTTGTCGCTGATCGGTGCCTACTACTACCTGCGCGTCATCAAGCTGATGTGGTTTGACGAGCCGGCCGAGCGCCAGGCCCTGCAGGCCCCGTGGGACGTGCGCGCCGTGCTGACTTTGAACGGCGTGCTGGTCCTGGGTCTGGGCATCCTGCCGGCGGGTCTGATGAACGTCTGCAAGCAGGCGATCGTTCATTCGCTCGCCTAA
- a CDS encoding NUDIX domain-containing protein translates to MSEPRDLTELELDSQLVYQGNFLQVRCDRVRLPDGQTAGREYIVHPGAVMIVPLLADGRLLMERQFRYPLRRHVLEFPAGKLDPGEAPLHCAQRELLEETGYSAQEWAHAGVLHNAIAYSTEGIEIFFARALSRGEQQLDEGEFIELCEMSVDQLDAACARGEVTDAKTLIGLQWLQRWQAGAWPLRWQSLA, encoded by the coding sequence GTGAGTGAACCGCGGGATCTGACGGAGCTCGAGCTGGATAGCCAGCTCGTCTACCAAGGCAACTTCCTCCAAGTGCGCTGCGACCGTGTGCGCCTGCCCGATGGCCAGACGGCCGGTCGTGAGTACATCGTGCATCCGGGCGCCGTGATGATCGTGCCGCTGTTGGCGGATGGCCGGCTGTTGATGGAACGCCAGTTTCGCTACCCGCTGCGCCGCCATGTGCTCGAGTTCCCGGCCGGCAAGCTGGACCCCGGTGAGGCCCCGCTGCATTGCGCCCAGCGCGAATTGCTGGAAGAAACCGGCTACAGCGCCCAGGAGTGGGCCCACGCGGGCGTGCTCCACAACGCCATTGCCTATTCGACCGAAGGCATCGAGATCTTCTTTGCTCGGGCCCTGAGCCGAGGCGAGCAGCAACTCGACGAGGGCGAGTTCATTGAGCTCTGCGAGATGAGCGTGGACCAATTGGACGCGGCCTGCGCGCGCGGTGAAGTCACGGACGCCAAGACCCTGATCGGCCTGCAGTGGCTGCAGCGTTGGCAGGCTGGTGCCTGGCCGCTGCGGTGGCAAAGCCTGGCCTGA
- a CDS encoding NADH-quinone oxidoreductase subunit M, translating to MHWLSLSIWLPIACGALLLTLGRANQAGLVRWLALAAAVASFAVTLPLITGFDTASAALQFSESLPWISRFNVHYALGVDGISVWFVLLTAFITIIVVVAGWEVIEDRVNQYMGAFLILSGLMIGVFAAVDGLLFYVFFEATLIPMYLIIGVWGGPRRVYAAFKFFLYTLAGSLLMLIALLYLYYQSAVQTGVGSFDILAWHKMPLPMDAQTLLFFAFFAAFSVKVPMWPVHTWLPDAHVEAPTGGSVVLAAIMLKLGAYGFLRFSMPITPDAAHAYAPFVITLSLIAVIYVGLVAMVQKDMKKLVAYSSVAHMGFVTLGFFIFNPLGVSGGLVQMIAHGFVSGAMFLCIGVLYDRVHSREIAAYGGVVNTMPKFAAFAVLFAMANCGLPGTAGFIGEWMVILGAVQMNFWIGALAATALIFGAAYSLWMVKRVFFGAVGNDNVKQLLDLNAREFVMLGILAVAVLAMGIYPKPFTDVMNASVDQLLRHVAISKLP from the coding sequence ATGCATTGGTTGAGTCTTTCGATCTGGCTGCCCATCGCCTGCGGTGCGCTGCTGCTGACCCTGGGTCGCGCCAATCAGGCGGGCCTGGTGCGCTGGCTGGCCTTGGCGGCGGCTGTCGCCAGCTTTGCGGTCACGCTACCGCTCATCACGGGCTTTGACACGGCAAGCGCTGCGCTGCAGTTCAGCGAGAGCCTGCCCTGGATCTCGCGCTTCAATGTGCACTACGCGCTGGGCGTGGATGGCATCTCGGTCTGGTTCGTGCTGCTGACCGCCTTCATCACCATCATCGTGGTGGTGGCGGGCTGGGAGGTGATTGAGGACCGCGTGAACCAGTACATGGGCGCTTTCCTGATCCTCTCCGGTCTGATGATCGGCGTGTTCGCGGCGGTCGATGGTCTGCTGTTCTACGTGTTCTTCGAGGCCACGCTGATCCCGATGTACCTGATCATCGGCGTCTGGGGTGGCCCGCGCCGCGTGTACGCCGCGTTCAAGTTCTTCCTCTACACGCTGGCCGGCTCGCTCCTGATGCTGATCGCGCTGCTCTATCTGTACTACCAGAGCGCCGTGCAGACCGGGGTGGGCAGCTTTGACATCCTGGCCTGGCACAAGATGCCGCTGCCGATGGACGCGCAGACCCTGCTGTTCTTCGCCTTCTTCGCGGCCTTCTCGGTCAAGGTCCCGATGTGGCCGGTGCACACCTGGTTGCCGGACGCCCACGTGGAGGCGCCCACGGGCGGTTCAGTGGTGCTGGCGGCCATCATGCTGAAGCTGGGCGCCTATGGCTTCCTGCGTTTCTCCATGCCCATCACGCCGGACGCGGCCCATGCCTATGCGCCGTTCGTGATCACGCTGTCGCTGATAGCGGTGATCTATGTGGGCCTGGTGGCCATGGTGCAGAAGGACATGAAGAAGCTCGTGGCCTACTCGTCGGTGGCGCATATGGGCTTTGTGACCCTGGGCTTCTTCATCTTCAATCCGCTGGGTGTCTCGGGCGGTTTGGTGCAGATGATTGCGCACGGCTTTGTGTCGGGTGCCATGTTCCTGTGCATCGGCGTGCTGTATGACCGCGTGCATTCGCGAGAGATCGCGGCCTATGGTGGCGTGGTCAACACCATGCCCAAGTTCGCGGCCTTTGCTGTGTTGTTCGCGATGGCCAATTGCGGCCTGCCGGGCACTGCAGGCTTCATTGGCGAGTGGATGGTCATCCTGGGCGCAGTGCAGATGAATTTCTGGATCGGCGCACTGGCTGCCACGGCCCTGATCTTTGGCGCTGCCTATTCGCTGTGGATGGTCAAGCGGGTCTTCTTCGGTGCCGTGGGCAATGACAACGTCAAACAGCTGCTGGATCTGAATGCCCGCGAGTTCGTGATGCTGGGCATCCTGGCCGTCGCCGTGCTGGCCATGGGCATCTATCCCAAGCCCTTCACCGATGTGATGAACGCCTCGGTGGATCAGTTGCTGCGCCATGTGGCGATTTCCAAGCTGCCTTGA
- the nuoK gene encoding NADH-quinone oxidoreductase subunit NuoK: MGALTLGHFLTLGGLLFALSVIGIFMNRKNLIVLLMAIELMLLAVNLNFIAFSHFLGDMAGQVFVFFILTVAAAESAIGLAILVVLFRNRSSIRVDELDSLKG; encoded by the coding sequence ATGGGTGCACTGACCCTCGGCCACTTTCTGACGCTGGGCGGACTGTTGTTCGCGCTGTCCGTCATTGGCATCTTCATGAACCGCAAGAACCTGATCGTGCTGCTGATGGCGATCGAGTTGATGCTGCTCGCGGTCAACCTGAATTTCATCGCCTTCTCGCACTTCCTGGGCGATATGGCGGGTCAGGTTTTTGTGTTTTTCATCCTCACCGTCGCGGCGGCCGAATCGGCCATTGGCCTGGCCATCCTGGTGGTGCTGTTCCGCAACCGCAGTTCCATCCGTGTGGATGAGCTCGACAGCTTGAAGGGTTAA
- a CDS encoding DUF2818 family protein, with protein MVTAVLLLLLLVAANLPFVSARVALVGPLRPQRGFGLRLAELLVLGALWLLLAWGLEAHQGQRHAQGWAFYAVLLCLLLTFAFPGFAWRYLRRSSE; from the coding sequence ATGGTGACGGCGGTTCTGCTGCTGCTCTTGCTGGTGGCCGCCAATTTGCCCTTTGTGAGTGCGCGGGTGGCCTTGGTGGGCCCCTTGCGCCCGCAGCGCGGTTTTGGCCTGCGGCTGGCGGAGTTGCTGGTGTTGGGCGCCCTTTGGCTGCTGCTGGCCTGGGGCCTTGAGGCGCACCAGGGCCAGCGCCACGCCCAGGGCTGGGCCTTCTATGCGGTGCTGCTGTGTCTGCTGCTGACCTTTGCCTTCCCTGGCTTCGCCTGGCGATATCTGCGGCGTTCCAGTGAGTGA